Proteins from a genomic interval of Flammeovirgaceae bacterium SG7u.111:
- a CDS encoding dihydrofolate reductase family protein: MKKVKLYIATSLDGYIARPDGKLDWLDAVPNPDKLDYGYFAFYDSVDTVIMGRKTYEEVLGFGVPWPYPDSKSYVLTKSGKGEAKTENTEIYAGDIKELVDKLNAEGGKDVWLVGGGELVTAFLNLDLIDEMIISIAPTIIGEGIPLFPNKPKDSTWKLAGTESFPNGMVILTYTK; the protein is encoded by the coding sequence ATGAAAAAAGTAAAACTCTACATAGCAACTTCGCTAGATGGCTATATAGCCCGCCCTGATGGAAAGCTCGATTGGTTAGATGCAGTTCCCAACCCCGATAAGTTGGACTATGGATATTTTGCCTTTTATGATAGCGTGGATACAGTGATCATGGGGCGGAAAACCTACGAAGAAGTGCTAGGTTTTGGTGTACCGTGGCCCTATCCCGATTCGAAATCGTATGTACTCACCAAAAGTGGAAAAGGTGAAGCAAAAACTGAGAATACGGAAATCTATGCTGGAGATATCAAAGAGTTGGTTGATAAGCTAAATGCAGAAGGAGGAAAAGATGTTTGGCTAGTGGGAGGAGGTGAATTGGTGACAGCATTCTTAAACTTAGACCTCATAGATGAGATGATTATTTCCATTGCCCCTACAATCATTGGGGAGGGCATCCCACTTTTCCCCAACAAGCCAAAAGATTCTACTTGGAAGCTTGCCGGCACCGAATCTTTCCCCAATGGAATGGTCATCTTGACTTATACAAAATAA